The Aspergillus flavus chromosome 6, complete sequence nucleotide sequence CGGAGCTCCACGCGATGACGTTGGGGACTGGCACAGCGGTATGAGCTCTCACTATTAGACATAGGTACATTAGCAGCAAAATTGCCCATAGAAAAGGGAGTTCCCACCATAGTTCAAGACAGCTACTTCAGATGCAGTGCTATGCTCCATCGGTACGATGCGAGGGAATGGCATTTTCGCAACGACctcttttccattctctgcTGTCATTAACGTCACCTTATTAAACCCGCCTTCCATTTTGTCAATCTTGGAGATGGGCGAAGAGACAGAAGGTAAAGAAGAAACCATGGTGCAGAGCGCATCAACGTTGAATTCTGTATATCGCTTTGCTTTTTCGCTCCTCTCGTTAACCAGGAAGCGTCCGTTTGTGTACTCAAACAGCTGCTCATATCGGATAGGTTCTCCTAGAACCAGGTAGAAATgttaatagaaaaataccATGCTGGTGATCCCGGGAAGCCTACCTCGACAAGTGAAAGATATACTTCTGGAGAAAGTTTTTATAGTAAGTGGAGGTAGAGCCAAAACCTTCCTTTGTAGCATGTGCATGGTTAAGTATGTTATGATGGAGCTAGACGACTGCGAGGTAGATATTTGTTGTGTGTCCTTCAACTACTATACGATAAACAGAGAAAGCCATTATACGACTGTGCGTCAGGTAACTCATCAGGTGACTGACATGTTATTGTCCAGATTGAAGCGTCAGGTCTTAGCAGACCTTCCCGTGATCCTAGTCAGGTGACGTGACTGGAGAATGCAGACGACATATATCATGATAGCAAAGTGTTGATGATAGAGTCATCTATAGAGAAGACACTATTATCGGTCATATAATATAGCGTCATCATGGCCTCAAAGGCCAAAGAAGATAGTATTTAGCTGAAGTTGAACGTTCATGTGTTTCCAATCGAAcaataaaatctagattattgTCAATTATTATTCGTAGAATAATATCCATCTGCTGGCAGGTGCTAGACGGCGTTAAAGCTTTGAATGCAGCTATTTGCCTACATAAATGGATACCTTCGGCATGTAACGAGAGTTTGCTCACTGTAGTAAGGATTGATGTAAAGGCAATATGTTAAATAGAAGTTATATAGCTTTATGATGCATTATCAACGATATGGATACGGAAATGATCAATTCATTAAAATACTATGTAAACCAAACCATCTAATCATGGAACACACCAAAACTGTCACCTGTCCGATAGAGACATAAGACAAATATTAAATGAAGTGCTAAACTCAAACGTGATGGTGTATGAAACGCAGACAACCTTCgatatttaaaactttttcAGAAAATAAGTAGTCTATGTTCGAGCATGATGGCGTATGTGTCTTGACCAAGGCTGCAGGGAGCCAGGGAACTAGACAATATTGGACTACACCACCGGGTAGTACCAAGGAGCATCgtgtatatagataaatgTGTTCCTATAGTCGGGATAAAATCTGTCTCTCATGTTCTGGTATCGCATCCACACGGCGCGGCGGCGTCTCGATCGCCTTCACGAATTGCCGGGTGtactcttcctctcccagaGGTCTCGCATCCACCTCCCCCGATATCTCCTGAACGGCCTTTTGCGCCGATTCCATGGCACCGGATATCCACGTATGATGTCGACTTAAGTGTTCCCCAGCAAAGTGAATGTTACCCTCTGGCTTTGCAGCCACGCGATGGAAGCGACTGAACTGGCCAGGAAGAAACATTGCATCACCCGTCACATACTCATTGCTCCAGCAGATGTCGAAGGAATCCACATACTGGCTATAGATATCAACGCCCGTGTCCGCGAAGAAGCGCTGCAGGTCATGCAGCGCCAGTCTGACGCGTTGATCGCGCGGCACTGACTGGATGCGGTATGCGTCGTTCATCCAGCAGTAGAGGAGGAGCACTCCCGATCCCGAGGTCCCTAGATCGTTGGACGGGTAGACAATCCATCGGAACCGAAGGTCGGTGGCGCTCTGGCCTCCGAACGACGGAGCATTGAGCTGTTCCCAGAATCGCGTGCGGAAGTGTAGTCCGATCTTATATAATGGTTCGAAATGGGCGCTGCGAATCGCTTGCTCTTTCATGAAGCTCCAGGTTGGGCGTTCCCGGATGCCCTGAAGGGCGGCTGGGGGGATGGCCAGGACGACCTTGTCGAAGGTACCGGTGAAAGGGATGGGCCCATGCGCGTGGAGGGTGATGCGGCCATCGGGGTTCTCGATGAGACGATCGACGGGAGAGCTGGTGTGGATGTTCTGCAGACCCACAAGCTTGGCTGCCCCTTGCGTGAGACGGGACATACCATGACCGACGGTGAACCACTCGCGAACATTGAAGTCTAAATTCTGCATAATAATTTCCACGAAGCTCAGGTCATATTGGTTCGTCTGACTCGTCATCAGTTCGACAAAGTCAATTACCTCGTGTGGCCATTGCTGGACTAAAGCCAGATAGCTCCGGAAAGAGAGCATATCGTACTTCATGATCTCGGCAAACCCCTTGTCGAAGTCTCTCTCTAAAAGCTGCAGCCACGGCGTGACAACCTCACCCAGGAGCTCCCGCGCGGACTTTCCTCGGTAAGGCTGGGGGATCCCTAGGCGAGATCCATGCTCGGTGTCACTGAGGTCTGCTTTGTGGCCGTGAACGTATGCGATGTTGTTCTCGTGCTCGATTACATAGGGGATCAGCTCGACTTGATCCTCAGGCTTGCCGTACGTGTTCAGATACTGGACAAAGTGAAAAACGCGATCATGTAATGGGGAGCGAGGAATTCGCATAGCTCCCGCTTCAAAGTAAACATCTTCGCCCTCGTTGAGCGGCTGAAATCGATGCGTGTAAATCCGGCCTCCTATCCTGGGAGTGGCTTCGAATACCGTGACATTATGTCCCTGCCGTTGAAGAGACAGTGCGATATAGAGACCGGATATCCCAGCTCCAACAATACCCACATTCATGGCGACTAgcagaaaataaaaatgaagtTAGCGAACCTAGATGGGAGGATAACCCAAGAAGTTTCTGATGATGGACAAGCACAGAACAGTCTTTGAGTTCACCTACCGACTATATATTGTAGTTACGAGTGGAGGGCGTTCAATTATGGGGTCATACCAACAAAGAGTTACGAATAATTATCGGTCGATCCGATGCAAGCCAGTAGACCGACTTTCTTTCGTGTATTGTGATGGACGCGTCAATAGTCTCATATTGTAGGTCAATGATGAAAGACCCACGCTGTCGCCATCTAATTAAAGAGAGCCCGAGGCTGCACGTTCTTGTCAAACGCAAGGCGAGCAAATCTACGTAAGTTCAGCTTACCCACTCTCTTATTGCCTCCTGCCAAATCACCTCCTGCCACCAGGGTACCCTGAAACATGTAGGTACATGCATTAAGTATTTGGCTGCCTTGCATTGGTGGTTAATTGGAGGATCAAGGCATAGTGGCACGTACCGAATAATCCCTAATATACTACAGCGTATACTACCGCCAGTAAGAATTGTGATGGCAATATCCATCTCTTGGGCTAGTCAATAACTCACATTTCCTTAGAATGACGCTTTTGGTCTTCCTGGGGTTTGGGTTTCTATTATTGGAGGACATGGGCTCTTCTAGATGTGTCCATACGAATAGTCATATGCAGGGAAAGCAACATATTCTCCGAGAAAATATGACCTCGGGTCAATTCGGACTTTAGAATCAAGCAATAGTCTCACAGGTAGCCAGAAGTCTAAGCAGGATTCAATAATTGATCTACAATACAGGCATACTATTACGATTGGCAACTGCCTATCAGAGCTGTCACCCTACGAGATTTCTGGCGAGAGACGTCGCCGGTGGCGTCCtgaagaaaataatagtttagtCTAACTATACAGAATGTGCAGTACATACTTCCGGCATTGGTTCGACGGCTGACCCAGCCCTTGGTAGAGCCGCATATGCTGCGTCTAATTCTATTCTCGAACAGCTAGAGAAGGCTTGGATTGACATTGCGTGCGTTTTCAGCTGCTTTCGGCCCAGCTATTTCCACCCTTCGATATAGATCTACCGCCATTGCATATGCCGCTTTTGATCTCGTCTGTAGTCCTCATGTAGGATACAAGTATACATCCGGCCACTGTAAACCGGGCTACGGGAAGATACAACCTTCTAATCCCATGGGTCTGCGGCTGTCTTCTGGTGATATTTGCTCCGGGCGCGAATGCGTGGTCCGTACCGATAGAACATCCACGGCAGTGGTGTCATCGCGAGGGAGACGAAACCCAGGACACTGGTAGCCCATGAGACCCCCAGGCCCTTGTACATGTCTTGGGCGAAAAGTGGGAACACAGCACCAAAGATGGATCGCAAGACACCATTCGCAGCCAGAGCACTAGCGCCGTAGGGTCCATAACAGTCTGTCAGGTAAGCCATGATGCCCAAGAAGAGAGGGATGATCGCGAACCCAAATGGGGCGCCGGCGATGATCCCGCAGATCCAGTGGGTCGGAGGTTTGGCGGACCAGCCGAACCAGAACAGACTGATGGGGATAAGCCAGGCGAGGATAATCAGATGGGGCAGGCGAGCCTCTGGATTGGGTCCGAGACGAAGCACAAAGTGACGGTGGATTACGTTGATGTAAGGAGAGCCTATGGTTGCTAAGGTCATGCCGACGCCGATCCCGAGAAATGAGAGGCCGGCCATCCCGGGACTCCAGTCTCGCGTCTCCTTATAGACGATCGGGTAAGCGGTAAAGTCTAGGTAGAGGATACCATAGATGAAGGCCATGTACAGAGAAAGCAGGAAGAGAATGGGCTCCGTAAAGAGCATGAGCCACGGGCGAGTCAGACTGCTGCGCAGCTGCTGGCAGACTTGGGGCTGTCCAATCTCATTCTCACGGCCCAGACGCCGGGCCTTGTCATAAAGAAGCTTGGTTGGATACGTTTCGGGcaggaagaacaagacagCAACGTAGACTACACCGCTGAGGATGAGTACCACCCAAAAGTTCCAGCGCCAGGGCGCGTACTGCGAGATGAATCCACCCACCACTGGGGCAAAGACAGGGCCTAAGAAGCTGGCTGCAGAGAAGCAGGCCATAGGCACGGAGCGATTGCTCTGGGGCCAGAGGTCAGTGATGGAGCCACCCGAGTTGCTGACGGTGGGAGAACCGAAGAAGCCGgcgaagaagcggaagatgatgagagagGTGATGTTGGGCGCTAATGCACAGCCGATCTGAAAGGCTACAAACAGGCCCATTGTCAAGCGAAAGATTTGAGTTCGGCCCCTGGGAGGATGAAGGATTAGCACTGTTGGAGTGTCAGGCATTGGTGCCCTACGGTGtggggggaggaggaaagcAATCAGGCCTACCAGATCTCAGAGAGCGGCGCAAACAATAGAGATCCAAAGCCAAAGCCCAAGAGAAAAGTCGTCACTCCAAGGGTCGCCACAATCTGCGAGCATCCCAAGTCTTGCATAATATCCGGAAGGGCAGCGGTGTAGATGCTGGAGCACCAGGCCACGGTCgccgtcatcatcaccacaatGGTGGTGCAGACCCCTACTCGTCATCACTCGTTAGCTGCCTTATTATGCACTCAATACAAGCACTATACGGACGCGCGGTTCTCTTACACTTCTTAGTTGTGGGCCATGTCTTCGGGTTTTCTTTCACATCCAACACAAGGTGGTCTCCCGTGGGAAACATTGCATCAGCAGATGCAGGTTTTGGTTGCTCTTCAACTGAATTCATGTCTCCCGTATTCCCCGTTTGCCTCTACAGCAACGGAGTGAGAGGTGGGAGTTAGTGTAAGCATTCAATTTAAATACTGGGCCATGATTGTCTCAGGGCCGCCACAAAGGACCAATAGAGCCACTAAGATGGTGTTGGACAAGGGTTAGAGCATCCTAGCTTGTAATGATTATTAATCGATAGGGATGGGCAACTGGGGTTCTTCTGAATGcgtataaattaataatgaTAGTCGTGACCCAAATATCCTTTGATTGGCCCATTGCTGACAGAGTCCACTACCGATCTCCCGTTATGTTTACTATGTATCCTCGGAGGAGCATTGAGAAGATCCCTATTAACCCCATAGCCACTATTAATGGGCCCCTTTCATAGGCGCAAGGCATAGATGGCGACCGGGAGGATCCGAATCACCTAATGCTGGCACTGTCTActctataatttattctttCGAGCCGAAAGACCGGGAGTAGTGGGTACGGCGTTTCATTGAGCTGACAAATATAAGTGGTGATATCACGACATCCATGGCTGTGAACCACTATGCAACATCCGCATAGTACATCGAAGGCCAGTGGGGCCAGCTGCATTCGAAACAAATTGAAAGAGCATGCCAGAGAGACAAGTTACCGATCTGTTCTTCAATGTCTGTTGACGCGTCGCTACTCGTTACATGCTGCTGTCACCTCAAATTCGTGTAAGGACGATACTCGTTGAGAATATTCCTCGCAAGGAATTATACCATATGCTTTGACGCTCGCGCGATGAGGGCTTGTCCTAAAATGGAAAGTCCGCAGATTGATCCCTAGGGCTTCGCATCTCGTAAGCAAGGGAAGGTGTGGGCCCTAAAATGGTCCGGCATGCGTGccaaaacaaacaaggaatATGCGGTAAATATACCGCACGCCATCGGCCCACCTTCCTAGATCTTCGAAGTTGGAAGGACTCTGGACAGGATACTGAGTGGCTCGAAGTATATCGATGGACGATACTGAGGGGCGGAGTCGAAAGCATGGTGATCCTTAGTCAATTTCAACTTTAAAATGGTGCAATCTCTCGATCTTTCGATATTTAGATGTTAGGACCCTGATTTACCTAACTATATTCCGTACACGCGGCCCGATCCCTCAACCTCCCTACTTAAGCCTTTGATCCACTCCCCTAACGCAAACTAAAGGGATACATCGTGGGGCGGGTTCGATAGTGGCTATGCGCTTCTGGATCGGCATACAGCAGGTCATTGTGGGGACTCCTCCTGTTATTAGATATTTCTATTACTCATGTTTATTCGGACTTCGTCCAGTTGCAGAATGAGATTCTGGCCACGTGAAGATCCACAGACTTGTCCATGCTAGATGAGCCCAAACGATTACGGAAAGGGCAGAGCAGACACAAAGGAAGCCTTGAAAGCACGTTTGATTACGAGTCTAGGATGTTTTGGGGGCCCTTCAATCTTACAAGCTAGTGTCGAGACAGGCCCGTATAGGCTGTATGTGTCTTTCTGCGagacaccatcaccatcatgGGTACGTGATCTAATGACATCTGGCTAGCTGCTCAGTTTGGTAGGTGTAAAGAACAAGGGGATCTTATGACACCTCAGATTATTCAAAAAGGctatatatacttatatcACTAAAGGCTGAGAAACTTTCATTAGTGGTCGATCGCTAGAATATAGATCTAAGTTGTcaatatatttatctaatgGCGGCGTCAGTATCACATTCGCGCAGTAATGCAACGACCGGAAAACAGAGAAGACTTCgatttctaattttattttggaagacaaataaataaacaaacaaataaCATCAATCTATTCTATGTGTCAATATTATGGTCTTCCTATGTCCTAAGTTCTTACAGTGAACCCTAATTGTTACACTACATCCTGGATTCAATAGATCAGCTGAATGAAATAGCTGAAGGTCCCAGCGCCATATGCAAATGTGGTTAACACTGCAGGAGCTACTTCTTTACATACTTTATGAGTAGGACGAATGTGGAAACACTGAATGTCAATCATATTATACTTGAAAAGCCTGCCTCTAATACCCAACTGAACATGTTTTCCCTGCAACTTATACTGGTTTATTGAACATGACAAGCATGCCAAGTGGAATATTTCCTCTAGCAGCTTACTGATCTACAGCAGTGCTAAGATCTACCGCCTGTTCTGGTGGTGTAATCTTCTTGCGTGAGTACTGCAACGGAAAAACTATCCATTTCAGTAATGACCGTTTTCAACCTGATATGCACGGTTGAcattccttctccagcttACGAGAAATTAAAAGCCGATTAGACTCTCGCAAATATCTTTCTGTTCATCATCAGTCGAACAGACAAAAGCAAGCCCGCGCTCGCCAGGGTCAGCGATCCAGCATAAAAGATTGCGGGCCGAAACGCAGCAAGGCCGGCGTCTGTGCCGCCGTAAGCATCTAGCAGGTATCCAGCGATAGGCGACCCCTACTATAACATTAACTTTCATTGAACAGCGAAAGGTATGTAAGACATGTATGGGATCTTACCAGAAAATACCCAAAAGTCCAGGATGTCGACAACATAGACATAATATTCGCGAGCTGCCCATCCCCAAACACCGCGCCGACGACGACAGGCATGAGACTGAAGAAACCACCGGAGCCCATTCCATTGATAATCGCGAAGAAAATAAGAAGTCCGAGAGAGGATGCGAACGGCCAGAGGGCCATTGCACTCACGCCGATAACAGTGAGCGAGAGGATCATGCTATTGACCGGGCCGAGGAAGATATCAGCCCCAAAGCCCATTCCGATACGACCGAGGGCAGAGGCAAAGTTCCATGCTGCGAGTATAGATGCAGCCACTCGGCTGGAGAAACCGATCGATGAGATGTAAAGTGGCAGTAGGAACGGAGGGACAAAGAGAGGGAAGGTTGCGATGGCACCCATGAGTAGCATGAGAATGAACCTTAGACTACGGAGGAGACGCCTGTGGTTGAACATTAGCGCAGAGAATACTGTCGGCCGGGCAGAGGTTCTACCATTGTATGCTCGACACGGCACGCGCGCTTCCTGAGGGCGCTTTGAGGAAGTAGGATGCTGGGATGCAAATACCCCATGCCATGCCTCCGAGTATTTTCAAAGCTCCCTCTAGCCCAGTCACGCTAATCAGCTCTTCTAGTGAAATCGCAATCACAGCAGAACCTAGCCCAGCACCGCCATAGACAAGACCAGTTGCTAGTCctcgtttctttttgaacCATAGGGACGGCACTGTTGCCGCCGGCTGTGGACTTTATGTTAGAATATGACAGATATCATGCTTTACAAAAGGTATTTTATTACCAAGAAGAGCATCGCAGCTCCAATGCCAAAAAGAAGTCCCTGTGTGGCAAACATGGCAGGAACTGATTGCGTTGACCAGCCCGCAGTGAACTCTCCAAGACCCAGAAATATGCTCCCAATGAAGGCAGTGAATCTGTAGCCGATGCGCTTGATAATCCGAGCTACTATCATTCCCATGAGAGGAGACATGGCTGCCCCCAGGGACCCGATGAACGACAAGGTCGAGGCGCTAGCGAGATGCGCATCGGCAAGATGAAGTTGCACAATGCCATAGGAGTATACCAAACCAAGATACACAAAGAATATGGCTGATCCGGCTGCAACAACAGGCCAGCCTTCCTTTTTGTCCCATTCGTTGCTCAGTAAAACCTGGCCATGGGAATCTAGCTGTTCATTACGTCCAATGTCGCTGCTGACCCGTGACAACTCGTGGGAAATGCCATCCACGTTGCTGGAAGGACGGCGTATGGCGGCAGGCGGTCGTAGGCTCATTATATCTGTGACGTCTGTGTGTCCTGTGTTGAAGCTATGTCGCTGTGAAGACACCGAAAGCTTTGCATGGTGACAAAGGGACTGTGGAGAAGGACTAGAATAAAATCCTTCTGAGTCATAAATTTATTGGAAGTGGCTGATCCGTCGGAATCTAggtttttcctcttctcctgtTTCGTTTATGCATAAGAAAAACCAAACGAATAACGCTCTAATTAGAGAAAAGTGATTAGTTCTTTATACCCACTATGTATAATCCAGATTCAAGCCTCAACAACACTGCCCGACATCTCAAGCTATCACGGAAATAGTACAGTACTTCAACATCCGCATATACTGTGGAAACGAGTTGAATACACGCCCGATTACCTGATGGGGGGCGAACCATGACAACTCAAAGTCTTAGATGTGTATCCAAAtgtattctattttatatctgTCAAAGTGTGGGTACACTGTCTCTGAGATACTACGGATGGTTGGGGTGGGCCAGAGAAGCGGGGGCGGGGAAATGGGGATGTGGGCTTTTGTCAATAATATCTTCACAACGGAAACCTGCTAGTCCTCTATGGTAGACACTTTTCTAAGCCATTATTTCGGAGTTAGAGCTCGATATAAAAGAGTCACTTGTGCTCTGACTCTCAGACAAACCAAACAGCCCGGTACCAGCAGCAGTCGAGCAGTATACACCAGGATTATTATCCGAGAACCGGATAATATTACCTTAGCCTCTAATTTGAACACTTTACACCTCCTAAAGAAGTGACAAATGTCAGAATACTACGAAGTCTTCCTTATCAGGACCACACTCGCCATGCAAGATCCTGACCTCCCTGGACCAAGGTTTCATACTACCATTTTCGTGAAAACGGGGCCGAACGGTAACGGTACAATTCACGAAGTCACTGGCGATATCACCTCATCGGAGGGGATGTACTATACTCGAACTCCAAGTGAAGCCCCAGAGCTTTCCCCGGAGTTTCATACAAGCCAGAAGTTGGGCGTCACCCAAGCATGCAAACATCCTGGTGACTGGAAACGTGTTTTAGATGGTGTACCAACGCCGCCTCAGCAGAAAGCATTTAATGTGAAGACAATGAAGACGGAGCCGTTTAAGACGAAAGATCCATTGACTTTCTATGAACCTGGTGAGCCTAGACGGCAATTGATGAAGTGTACTGAGTGGACGATGGAGAGGGCAATTCCTGCTCTAAAGGCGAATGGACTTATCATCGAGGGGTACGGTGTTTTGTAGAATGGAATCGGCGTTCTATTGTGCTACAGGCAGGCTTCTTGTGTCTATCAATAAATGatgatatattttaatagtcGGCTATGACTTTATTTACTTCTTATTGTTATCTTAACTTAGTTTAGGTCTTCCATCGATTCCATTCTAATGTGCTGCGTTGAAAGTGGCACTTGCGCATACAGTTTGCGTTTGAGCAGCTACACAAAGTAGACGAAGTGTAGCACTTTACTTTATATAGGAGATCATGGCAAATATGCTATATACTCTCACTCATGCCAACCATCCCCTGCACCCAACATCCAGTTCACAGCAACGAGCTCCAGTCCATGCCTCTGCACCCACTCAGCAGCCTTAAACGACCTCCGAGCCGTGAACTCTTCACCCCCGACGTCTTCCTTCGAGAGCGATAGGTCGTGTGGCTCGCGAAACAGCAGAAACAAGTAGCGATGAGGTCGTGAACTAACGTACCATTATCTTGTAAGTACGTACACAAATTAACAGTAGAAGTAAGAGAATCTTACTCATCCTTAGGCCCAGGGCCAAGATACTCGGTTAACGTCTGAACAGT carries:
- a CDS encoding uncharacterized protein (expressed protein); the encoded protein is MHMLQRKVLALPPLTIKTFSRSISFTCRGEPIRYEQLFEYTNGRFLVNERSEKAKRYTEFNVDALCTMVSSLPSVSSPISKIDKMEGGFNKVTLMTAENGKEVVAKMPFPRIVPMEHSTASEVAVLNYVRAHTAVPVPNVIAWSSDASNPIGSEYILMEKARGRQLVDVWGDMNQLQGFKFIKNLARLEGQLASLEFPGYGNLYMLHSAPQLSAATVNDEYWLGQHIMSHGFPNAKTGPIQVHG
- a CDS encoding putative L-amino acid oxidase (flavin-containing amine oxidase), translated to MNVGIVGAGISGLYIALSLQRQGHNVTVFEATPRIGGRIYTHRFQPLNEGEDVYFEAGAMRIPRSPLHDRVFHFVQYLNTYGKPEDQVELIPYVIEHENNIAYVHGHKADLSDTEHGSRLGIPQPYRGKSARELLGEVVTPWLQLLERDFDKGFAEIMKYDMLSFRSYLALVQQWPHEVIDFVELMTSQTNQYDLSFVEIIMQNLDFNVREWFTVGHGMSRLTQGAAKLVGLQNIHTSSPVDRLIENPDGRITLHAHGPIPFTGTFDKVVLAIPPAALQGIRERPTWSFMKEQAIRSAHFEPLYKIGLHFRTRFWEQLNAPSFGGQSATDLRFRWIVYPSNDLGTSGSGVLLLYCWMNDAYRIQSVPRDQRVRLALHDLQRFFADTGVDIYSQYVDSFDICWSNEYVTGDAMFLPGQFSRFHRVAAKPEGNIHFAGEHLSRHHTWISGAMESAQKAVQEISGEVDARPLGEEEYTRQFVKAIETPPRRVDAIPEHERQILSRL
- a CDS encoding MFS multidrug transporter, with product MNSVEEQPKPASADAMFPTGDHLVLDVKENPKTWPTTKKWVCTTIVVMMTATVAWCSSIYTAALPDIMQDLGCSQIVATLGVTTFLLGFGFGSLLFAPLSEIWGRTQIFRLTMGLFVAFQIGCALAPNITSLIIFRFFAGFFGSPTVSNSGGSITDLWPQSNRSVPMACFSAASFLGPVFAPVVGGFISQYAPWRWNFWVVLILSGVVYVAVLFFLPETYPTKLLYDKARRLGRENEIGQPQVCQQLRSSLTRPWLMLFTEPILFLLSLYMAFIYGILYLDFTAYPIVYKETRDWSPGMAGLSFLGIGVGMTLATIGSPYINVIHRHFVLRLGPNPEARLPHLIILAWLIPISLFWFGWSAKPPTHWICGIIAGAPFGFAIIPLFLGIMAYLTDCYGPYGASALAANGVLRSIFGAVFPLFAQDMYKGLGVSWATSVLGFVSLAMTPLPWMFYRYGPRIRARSKYHQKTAADPWD
- a CDS encoding monocarboxylate transporter, producing MSLRPPAAIRRPSSNVDGISHELSRVSSDIGRNEQLDSHGQVLLSNEWDKKEGWPVVAAGSAIFFVYLGLVYSYGIVQLHLADAHLASASTLSFIGSLGAAMSPLMGMIVARIIKRIGYRFTAFIGSIFLGLGEFTAGWSTQSVPAMFATQGLLFGIGAAMLFLPAATVPSLWFKKKRGLATGLVYGGAGLGSAVIAISLEELISVTGLEGALKILGGMAWGICIPASYFLKAPSGSARAVSSIQWRLLRSLRFILMLLMGAIATFPLFVPPFLLPLYISSIGFSSRVAASILAAWNFASALGRIGMGFGADIFLGPVNSMILSLTVIGVSAMALWPFASSLGLLIFFAIINGMGSGGFFSLMPVVVGAVFGDGQLANIMSMLSTSWTFGYFLGSPIAGYLLDAYGGTDAGLAAFRPAIFYAGSLTLASAGLLLSVRLMMNRKIFARV